CCGGCGAGGCGCTGCTCGGCCTCGGGAACTGCATTACTCGGGTCCAGCCTGAGAGGGACCGGGTGGATCCGTAGCAGGGCATGCCGTCGTGGCGCATGGTGCGCCAGGAGTAGTCGGGGTACCAGACATCGTCTGTGTGGTTAGCCTGTTCTGATGGGCCAGCAGCTTGTTGGCGATGCAGATCGGGCGGATTGGCGACGCCTGGTTCTCACAGAGAGGCTCCGGAAGGCTGCTCTGCGAGACGTCAGGAAATCCGTTCGTACAGGGCGCCCTCCGCCTCGCGCAGCTCGCGCTCGACGGCTTCGGCGAGGTTCGGGTTGTCGATGAGGACGCCGAACTCGACGTTGTTGTTCTCCGCGCTCCAGGAGAAGTTCGCGCTGGTCACCAGGAGAAGATGGTGATCGATGGCGAGGAACTTGGCGTGGTTGCGGACGTATGTGCCGTCGAACTGCTTGGTTCGCCAGACCTCGGCCGGCGCTAGGTGCGCAGCGACTTCTGCAGTCGTCGGGGACCGTCGCTGTCCGACGCCGTCCGCGGCCCGGGCGTCCATATAGACGCGGACGGCGATGTCGTCGTGCTGTGCGGCTTCTCGTAACGACTTCCAAAGCGCTGAACTCCGTTGGAAGTTGAAGGTCGAGCACGTGATTGCGTGGCGTGCGCTGTCCACGAGGCGG
This window of the Streptomyces sp. NBC_01275 genome carries:
- the drmC gene encoding DISARM system phospholipase D-like protein DrmC; the encoded protein is MSEAEAPRRLGQLLTGTEAKGIADRLADGDTLTAALKVVAVGQRAEVRRLLEAVASGTGPRRQQVLALRAIEGARALPTTLSPLWTMPGHLVQSGPLTTSVTRLVDSARHAITCSTFNFQRSSALWKSLREAAQHDDIAVRVYMDARAADGVGQRRSPTTAEVAAHLAPAEVWRTKQFDGTYVRNHAKFLAIDHHLLLVTSANFSWSAENNNVEFGVLIDNPNLAEAVERELREAEGALYERIS